ATAACTGCGGTCATAATGATTTTGGCAAGTAGTTGCTAATGTAGCATTACTAGCCAATATAGGAATAAAAAAGGCACATTTTTTTATAAGTTTTATCTTAACCAGTTTTCAGTGCTGAGTCGGAAGACCTCAGCACTGAAGTGACTCAGAACTTACTTAAGCGGTTACAGCCACTTGAGCAGCTTTTTCTTCGTGGACTTCTTGTTTGATTGTGAGGTAGCGAATTACTTCTTCACTCAAACGCATTGCCCGTTCTACAGGGGCGATCGCATTTCCGGGGCCAGTGTAGTTGAATTGAATGTAAATACCATCCCGCTGCTTTTTGATTTCATAAGCTAGACGACGCTTCCCACGGTTTTGAACTTGAATATCTCCAGCACCGTGTTCTTTGAGCAAGTTTTGATATTTATTAATTGCTTGCTCTACTTGTTCGTCTCCCAAATCGGGACGCAAGATGAACATTGTTTCGTAAACTATCGACATGGTTTTTAGTCTCCTTATGGACAAGGTGGCTGCTGATGTTAATTTATACATTAATTGTGAGAAACGATCTCAGTACCAATCAACATCTGAAGCAACAAGGAACTATAATCTTACCAGTTTTTAATTTGAATCTTGAGCTAAATCCGCCAAAGTTTCAATCTCTCACAAGAAGCTATGCCCTAACTTCTGAAGTTTAGCCGCCTGTGTAGCCGCTTCAGCACTATCCTGACGGAAAATTGTTGAGTGACAAAATAGGCAGTTAAGTTCACTCTGGGATTGAATTAAAAAGGGGAATCGGGTTTTGAGCGCTCGACCGCTATTGGTTTTTGACTCAAGGTTCTATTGTTCCCTGTTGGCTTTTCACAAGCTAACTCACGATTGATACCAGCTAACAGCTTTCATTGCATCCAAAAGGATATTAATCAAGGTTATGGCGCAGCGCTATGTGCGAGTTCAGAATCAAGAAGGACAGATTTACTATGGGTTATTACAACTATCCCTAAATGTCCAGGTACTAGATGCTCCACCCTGGTTACAGGGACAACCTACCGATTTAATCTTGGAACCAGACAATTATCATATTCTGGCTCCTTGTGCTCCCTCAAAAATTGTGGCGGTGGGCAAAAATTATGCAGACCATGCAGCAGAAATGGGGACGCCAGTGCCAAGCGAACCCCTGATCTTTCTCAAGCCACCAACATCTATTATTGCCTCTGAGACAGAAATTAAATATCCTATTCTGTCACAACGGGTAGACTACGAAGGCGAATTAGCGCTGATCGTTGGCGATCGCACTAGTGACTGTACCCCAGAAGAAGCCCAAACTAAAATTTGGGGTTATACCATTGCTAATGATGTGACAGCGCGGGATTTACAAAAAAAAGACGGTCAGTGGACGCGAGCCAAAGGTTTTGATACCTTTTGTCCTTTGGGGCCTTGGATCGTCAGAGAATTAAATCCAGGTGCAAGATTGCAGACTTTTTTAAATGAGGATACCAATCCCGTGCAATCTACTTGTATCGATAAAATGGTATTTGCTCCCGATTTTTTAGTGTCTTACATCAGTCAGGTAATGACACTGCTACCAGGAGACGTGATCCTCACAGGTACTCCAGAGGGCGTAGGTTGTTTGCAACTAGGCGATCGCGTCCGTGTAGAAATTGAGGGCATTGGTCGCCTAGAAAACACAGTGGCAGCTCGTTAATTACTACCGCACTTGCATATAAACAGCATCTGAAATTGCGGGAATTTCTGCGTAACGTCCTAAAAGAGACTGAGCAACAGAATATCCAACTGCTGCTACTAAACCGAGAAAGATAGTGCTGGCTACAGTTTGCACTGCAAAATCTACACCAGGGAGTGCTACAACTCGCAAAACTATGCTGCACAGAAATACAATAATATCTAAAAGAATTGCCTGCATAGTGTTAAAGCGAATGAAATGAAGGATTTTTTCATTTCTCACCACCAAAAAGAATAAGGCAAAAAAAACAATTAATTGCCCAAATTGTCCTAAGCTGCTGTAAATGGCAACAATCGGCGCAAGGGGTAAAAACACCACTTGCAATGCCGGAAATTGTCTTAATAAGGATACATAACCAAACATCAACCCATCAATTAAGGGCAGTAAATAAGGTAAGCAAGCAAGAATGCGGTCTGAAACCGTTGTAGACCCGCGCCAAGCCATTGTGCGTTCTCCTGTGGATAAATTTCAACAGTTACTTGAGCCTAGGATAACGCAGTTACCTGATATTACTAGCAAATCATATTATTCTATATTGGCAATGCGGAAACCCATCATACATTCATACTGTTCTGGCTGCTGTTCGCTGAGTTTGCGTACTTGTTGACCGCAACGCAGTTGACCTTGACTCCAACGTGGTTGACCGCTGCGATCCGCTAGTAAACAAGACTGGCAAACCTTCCCAGGTGCAAGGATTTGATCTTCCATTAAAATTACTAGCATCTCATCCCTCCTGTAAATTCACACTATTATCCGCAATTGACTTAGGGAGGATCGGCTTTTTAGACGCCCTAGCCTCAGAATTACCAGATGTTCCAGCTTTGCTCAGTCTAGAATTTAGGAAAAGTGGATTGTGATTCGGGATGGCAGCGAACGCCTAAAAGTAACCGCTGATGTCTCTTGGGCAAAAATGTGGGCGATCGCATAGCGCTTGAGAGCAGGGGAGGAGTTTTGAGAACAAGCACCTCGAAAATATACAGGCGTCGCAACTCAAACAAAATTGCCACAGTAGACTCTAAATTTATTGTATGTTGTATATAGTAGAGAAGAGTTTTTTTAGTAAAAAGTAATACATATAACGCCCCAAGCAATTAAAAGTTAAAAAAATAAAAATCTTTGATTCTGGAATTTTATCCAGTGTTGAACTTGCATCTAATCGCTAATAAGTTGGTAATCGTCTAAAGCCATTGAACTATAGACTAAATATGTACTATTGACTGTGGACTGTTACGTAGGTGCAAGACCCAGCCAAAATTAAACCTTTGTCTCAATTTTCCTAAGGATAGCTGAAGTGACTAAGACTAACTCGGACTTTCTAGCCTCTAGCGACCCCACGATCGCGGAACTACTTAATCAAGAACTCAAGCGTCAACGCGACCATTTAGAGTTGATTGCTAGTGAAAACTTTACCTCCGCAGCTGTACTCGCGGCTCAAGGTTCCGTACTAACAAATAAATATGCTGAAGGCCTTCCCGGCAAACGCTACTATGGCGGTTGTGAGTATATCGATAAAGTTGAGCAGATAGCGATCGACCGCGCAAAACAGCTTTTTGGCGCTGCTCATGCTAGCGTTCAACCCCATTCTGGCGCGCAAGCGAATTTTGCCGTGTTCTTGACACTACTAGAACCAGGCGACAAAATTATGGGGATGGATTTGTCTCATGGCGGTCATCTTACCCACGGTTCACCTGTGAATGTGTCGGGTAAGTGGTTCCAAGTCAAGCACTACGGTGTTAGCCAACAAACAGAACAACTGGACTACGAGCAAATTCGGGAGCTGGCGCTGAGGGAGCGTCCTAAGCTGCTAATTTGCGGTTACTCCGCTTATCCTCGGATTATTGATTTTGAAAAGTTTCGCAGTATCGCTGATGAAATCGGTGCTTACTTGCTGGCTGATATTGCCCACATTGCTGGTTTAGTGGCGACTGGTCTTCACCCTAATCCCATTCCTTACTGCCATGTAGTCACCACTACTACCCATAAAACTCTCCGCGGCCCTCGTGGTGGTTTAATTTTGACTGGCGATGCCGAACTTGGTAAAAAGCTCGATAAAGCTGTTTTCCCAGGAAGTCAGGGCGGGCCATTAGAACATGTAATTGCTGCTAAAGCTGTAGCTTTTGGTGAAGCTTTAAAGCCTGAGTTTAAAACGTATTCTGCTCAAGTGATTGACAACGCCCGTGCGCTAGCAACGCAACTGCAAAACCGCGGTTTAAAACTTGTATCAAATGGTACTGACAACCATTTAATGCTAGTAGATTTACGCTCTATTGATATGACAGGTAAGCAAGCAGATCAACTGGTGAGTGGCGTAAATATTACCGCTAACAAAAATACAGTTCCCTTCGATCCGCAGTCACCATTTGTAACTAGCGGTCTGAGGTTAGGTTCGCCAGCAATGACAACCAGAGGGTTAGGAGAAGTAGAATTTACAGAAATTGGCAATATTATTGCCGATCGCTTACTATCTCCAGACTCAGAGGAAGTTGCTGCTGATTGTCGGCGACGAGTAGCGGCGTTATGCGATCGCTTCCCCTTATATCCTCATCTAGAGATTCCTGTACCAGCTCTAGCATAGGGCATGGGGCATGGGGCATGGAGAATTGATCGAAAGATATTTCTCCCTTGTCTCCCTGTCCTCCTCAACTTCCAATTTTTATGCCGATCGATGGCTCAAATTTAGTAGATTTAGGTAGCAAAATCCCTCAGCAGATTTTTGTCTTGCAATTTACTTTTTGAAAATACAGATGCCTTTTCAGATTTATCATCTGATTTCCTTCCTAGTAGCCGCCGTAGTCGTTCTCTGGACTACGCCAGATGTCAAAAATATTGGGATCAAAAGTGGACGTGTAGATCAACCTGGTGGCCGCAAAGTCCATCAACACCCGATGGTACGCCTGGGAGGAGTTTCGATTTTTGCGGGGACTGTCACCTCTCTACTAATTGTTTGGTGGTTAGGTGGATTTGGCAGTCTACCGCCAGAAAAAGAATGGCAAATTTGGGGTGTCACCTTAGGTGGTCTCGGCTTTTTTCTGATTGGTTTAGCCGATGATTTGCTTAACCTGTCTCCCTTATCGCGTCTGTTGATGCAAATGATTGTGGCAGCTGGTGCATGGAAAGCAGGCGTCAGTATAGATTTTATTACGATTCCCACTGTAGGGATTGTTAACCTAGACTGGTTGAGTTTACCGATTACAGTTCTCTGGCTAGTAGGAATGGTCAATGCCATAAACTGGATTGACGGTTTAGATGGATTAGCGGCTGGCGTGTCGGGAATTGCTGCTATGGTGATGCTCGTTGTAGCGCTGTTTATGAACCAACCAGCAGCAGCCTTGATTGCCGCAGCTCTTGCTGGCGCAGCGCTAGGATTTCTCCGCTACAATTTCAACCCCGCCCAAATCTTTATGGGAGATGGCGGGGCTTATTTTATGGGATTTACCCTAGCATCTGTAGGTGTCATTGGTCTGGTAAAAATCCCAGCTTTTACTGCTGTACTATTGCCTTACTTAATTCTGGCTGTACCAATTGTCGATATGTCAGCAGTGATTTTGGCGCGATTGCGACGGGGTAAATCTCCATTTAAAGCAGATAAAAGCCATTTGCATCATAGGCTACTCAAAGCTGGTTTATCTCATCGCTGGACGGTTTTATTTATTTATTCTTTAACTGTGTGGGTTGGCAGTTTAGCCTTAGCTATTGCTGGCATACCTAGCGGTATTGCTTATGCTTGTGCTGGAACTTCGCTACTGAGTTTCGCTATCTGGCGAGTTTGGAAACTCTCTCGGTAAAATCAAGTATTTTAGATTTGTAATTTTGGGAAAGTTCGCTAGGTTGGTAAACTCTCAATACAGTTCGGTTTAGGGGGAAGGGTGAATTCACACCTTTCCCCTTTTCCCAAACCACAAGAGATATGAAAAGTGTTTATCCAAACTTGATTGGCTAAACTCCTGCCAGAAATGGCTCAACTTTCCACAAAATCTTAAATCTCAAATTCTAAAATCTGATGAGTGCAGAAGTTATTTGTGTTGGTACAGAAATGCTGTTAGGAGATATCCTTAACAGCAATGCGCAATTTCTAGCTAAACAATTAGCCCAGTTAGGTATTCCCCACCACTATCAAACCGTAGTCGGGGATAATCCCGAACGAATCAAGCAAGTTATAGAAATTGCCACCTCAAGGGCGCAAATTTTGATTTTCACAGGTGGACTGGGCCCTACGCCAGATGACCTCACCTGCGAAACCATCGCTGATTTTTTTGGCGCTGCTTTGGTAGAAAGTGCCGAAATCATCGAAGATATAACTCAGAAGTTTGCGCAACGCGGTCGGGCGATGACCGTTAATAACCGCAAACAAGCTTTGATTCCGCAAGGTGCAGAAATTTTACCCAACCCTACAGGTACAGCACCTGGCATTATCTGGCAACCCCGTCCAAATGTCACTATTTTTACTTTTCCTGGCGTGCCATCGGAAATGTATCGGATGTGGGAAGAAACAGCAGTACCTTTTCTCAAAAGCCAAGGCTGGGGCAAAGAAATTATTTACAGCCGGAGTTTAAGGTTTTGGGGAATTGGTGAATCTGCTTTGGCAGAAAAAGTAGCTCCTTTATTGGATTTGCCTAACCCCACAGTTGCGCCTTACGCAGGCAATGGGGAGGTGAGACTCAGAGTTTCTGCTAAAGCCCCTTCACAAGCAGCAGCAACAGATTTGATTGCGCCTATTGAAAAACAAATCAAGGAAATTGCAGGCTTAGATTATTACGGCGTTGATAGTGAGACCTTAGCATCAGTAGTAGGTAAGTTATTGCAAGCTTCGGGAGAAACTTTATCAGTGGCAGAGTCCTGTACTGGTGGTGGACTAGGGCAAATGTTGACTGAGATTTCTGGCAGTTCGGAATACTTTTGGGGTGGAGTAATTTCTTATGACAACTCCGTGAAAGTGGGTTTGTTAGGAGTGAACCCAGACGACTTGGCTAAATATGGTGCTGTTAGTGCTACTGTTGCAGAGCAAATGGCAATGGGAGTAAAAACCCGCCTCTCTACCACTTGGGGATTGGGTGTGACTGGTATTGCTGGCCCAACTGGCGGAACGGAAACTAAGCCTGTGGGTTTGGTTTACATTGGTTTAGCCGGGCCAAAAGATGAAGTCGCCAGTTTTGAGTATCGCTTTGGGACAACCCGAAATCGATCTTATATTCGTTATGTCAGCGCCTGTGCAGCATTGGATGCGCTGCGACGGAGGTTATTGACGAGCCAGTCTTGATGAAAAAGACAAGGAGGACAAGGGAAGGAGGATAATTAATTCTCTTAACTTTGTACTCAGTACTCAGCACTCAGCGCATTCAAGCTAAATCGATTGCAGGGGGATTTTAACCCCTGTAATGGTAAACCACCAAATCTTTGATTTGATGGGGATTTTAAAATCTTGGGCAAACTGTTTTTTGCTTCTGCCACGCTAGTTAATACCAGTCTGCCCAAGCTGGGAGACCCCTCCTCTGCCTCTGCCTTGGTTTCACACAGAGTTAATGTCTGTTTTAGCAAGAGTTTGTGAGAGTTCCCTACAATTTGGGTATTTTTTGATTGACAGTTCCCAACCTAGTGTTTGTTTCCCTTGTTTACATAAGTTAACGAATCTCATGGCCAATCATAGATTCACATAATGGTTATTATTAATAATTTCCGCTAGTTATGACTGAAAATGTCATATAAATAATCTGAAAAATATGCATTCATAGTATCTAAATAATTAAAACAATAGAATAAAACTTATATATTAGAACTTTGCAACGACTTTAGAACTGATAGATAAAATTTTACTTATATAACCAATCTAATATTTATTTAAGATTCATCTATCCAAAGTTAACCATTTGCATCTGAAAGCTTGTAAACTAATTTCAACAAGTTAAGTGATACGTCGCCAGTTGCCCAGACTCTAATCTATCCATTCCCAAATTTTTTTTGATAACCACAGCATTTGCGATCGCCATTTCTTTTAGGAATGACGAAAATCTGTGTACCTAAAAACGAACAAATAACAATTAAGACGCGCAAGAAATGCTTTATTTTCTTGTCTTAATTGTCATACAAAAAAACTTAAATTTCACTTTTAAGGAGACATACATGACAGAATTTTTCAATCAATTTTCTCGCCGTAAATTTATCTTAACAGCTGGAGTTTCTGCTGGTGCTGTGTTACTGAAAGGCTGCTTGGGCAATCCTCCTGAGAACCTCAGCAGTGGTGGAACTACAAAATCAGCAGTTCAAGAAGTAGCGAATATTAGCCCCGAACAAAAACCAGAAACTACTACAGTCAAGCTGGGATATATCCCAATTGTGGAAGCAGCACCGCTAATTATTGCTAAAGAGAAAGGCTTTTTTGCTAAGTATGGCATGAGCAATGTAGAACTTTCTAAGCAAGCTTCTTGGGGTTCAGCCAGAGATAATGTGGAAATTGGCTCGGCTGGTGGTGGAATTGATGGCGGTCAATGGCAAATGCCAATGCCTCATTTAATCACAGAAGGTTTAATTACCAAGGGTAATCAAAAAATTCCCATGTATGTTTTGGCGCAATTAATTACACATGGGAATGGAATTGCGATCGCAAATAAGCACCTAGGCAAAGGTGTTAGTTTACAATTGGCTAGTGCTAAGTCTTTATTTAAAGAACTCAAATCTTCCACACCCTTCACCGCCGCCTTCACCTTCCCCCACGTCAACCAAGATTTTTGGATTCGCTACTGGTTAGCGGCTAGTGGGATAGATCCTGATACAGATGTAAAGTTGCTCACCGTACCTTCGGCGCAAACTGTTGCCAACATGAAGACGGGAACAATGGATGCATTTAGTACTGGCGACCCCTGGCCTTATCGTCTTGTCAACGACAAAATTGGCTATGTGGCAGCATTAACCGCAGAGATTTGGAAGAATCATCCAGAAGAATACCTGGCAATGCGGGCTGATTGGGTAGACAAAAATCCCAAAGCGACCAAAGCACTACTTAAAGGCGTCATGGAAGCGCAGCAATGGTTAGATAATTTTGATAACCGCAAAGAAGCTGCTCAAATTCTCGCTGGTCGAAATTATTTTAATCTGCCCTCACCGGAAATTCTGGCAGCTCCATATCAAGGTAAATATGATATGGGTGATGGCCGCAAAATTGATGATAAATCAATGGCAGCTTACTACTGGAAAGATGAAAAAGGTAACGTTTCCTATCCCTACAAGAGCCACGATTTATGGTTTATCACAGAAAGCGTTCGTTGGGGATTTTTACCGAAAGATTACATCGCCAATAACGCTGCAAAAGCGAAAGAACTAATTAATAAAGTTAACCGCGAAGATATTTGGAAAGAAGCTGCGAAAGAAGCAGGAATTGCGGCGGCTGATATTCCCACAAATACATCTCGTGGTGTGGAAGAGTTTTTTGATGGGGTGAAGTTTGACCCAGAAAAACCAGAAGAATATCTCAAGAGTCTCAAGATTAAAAAAGTGAGTGTTTAGTTAAGAATCAAGAGTCAAAAGTCAAAAGTCAAGAGTCAAAAGTCAAAATTTATTTGCTACCTCGATTTATTACAGGACAAATGACTAATGACCAATGACAAATATCAAACACCAAGTACCAAATACCAATAGCCAAATACCCAATTAAGAGGAGATAACAGTTTATGACAATTGCCCAAAAGCGCCCTGCAAGTCCTAGATTTGATAACAGCTTCATATCCCGTTTCCAAAAGCAATTTCCGAATGTTGTCCCACCTGCGATCGCAATTATTATATTTCTGGCTGTGTGGCAACTGTTTGCTTTGACTCCTGGCGCAACATTACCGGGGCCAGTTCAAGTAATCGCAGATACCTGGATATTAATTTTGTATCCCTTCTATGACAAAGGTGGCACTGATAAAGGTCTTTTTTGGCAGATTTGGGCAAGTCTACAACGGGTTGCTATTAGTTACACACTAGCGGCAATTGTTGGTATTGGCTTGGGTATTTTGATTGGGGTGAATAAAACAATGTCTAAAGCTTTAGACCCCATCTTTCAGTTATTGCGGACTGTACCACCTCTAGCTTGGGTGCCAATTTCCTTGGCAGCTTTACGGCAAAACGAACCAGCAGCTTTATTCGTAATTTTTATCACAGCAATTTGGCCGATATTAATTAATACGGCTGTGGGTGTAACTCAAATTCCCCAAGATTACAACAACGTTGCCAAAGTTCTGCAATTAAGCCGCAAAGACTATTTCATTAATATTCTGATTCCTGCTGCTTTACCCTACATTTTCACAGGTTTAAGAATTGCGATTGGTTTGGCTTGGTTAGCGATTATCGCCGCAGAAATTGTGATGTCCGGTATTGTCGGCATTGGCTTCTTTATCTGGGATGCTTATCAAAATAATGACGTGAGTGAAGTGATTTTGGCTCTAGTTTATATCGGTGTTGTTGGTTTGCTCCTCGATAAATTAATGGCTTGGTTACAAAATCTAATATTGCCAGCAGAACAGAAGTAATCATTAGTCATTAGTCATTGGTATTTTGCTAATGACCAATGACTAATGACTAAAACAAATAACAAACACCAAATGCCAAAGGACAAATGACAAATGAGCGTATTCGTTGCTGTCGATCAAATTGATAAGGTTTTTGAGTTAACTGGTGGTGGTCAGTATATAGCCCTGAAAGGAATTGACTTACAAATTAAAAAAGGTGAGTTTGTTTCTTTAATTGGTCACTCTGGTTGTGGTAAATCAACGCTATTAAATATGATTGCTGGGTTGGATTTACCATCTGAAGGTGTGGTTACTTTGGAAGGACAAAAAATCACCAGACCTGGCCCAGACCGGATGGTAGTATTCCAAAATTATTCCTTACTTCCTTGGCGGACAGTTAGAGAAAATATCGCCTTGGCTGTAGACTCAGTAATGAAGGGAATGCCAGCGGCGGAACGCAAAGCCGTTGTAGAAAAACATATAGATATGGTGGGTTTGCGTCCCCATGCTGATAAACAGCCGGGAATGTTATCTGGGGGACAAAAACAGCGTGTGGCGATCGCGCGCGCTTTGGCAATTCGCCCTAAACTATTATTGCTAGATGAACCTTTTGGTGCTTTAGATGCACTCACACGCGGAAATTTGCAAGAACAACTGATGCAAATCTGCGAAGAAAATGAAGTCACTGCGGTAATGGTGACACATGACGTAGATGAAGCAGTGTTGTTATCTGACAGAATTGTGATGTTGACCAATGGCCCCGAATCCAAAATTGGTGACATCTTAGAAGTAGATATCCCCAGACCCCGCAAGCGCATGGAAGTAGTAGAACATCCCAGCTACTACAGTCTGCGGAGTGAGATGATTTACTTCCTCAACCAGCAGAAACGCATCAAGAAAATTCGGGCGCGGAAAACTGCGAATATTTCCCGTCATGGCTTAGAAAAAGTTAACTTAGAAATTGGCTTTTTACCACTCAGCGCCTGCGCCCCCTTGGCCATTGCGAAAGAAAAAGGCTTTTTTGCCAAGCATGGTTTAGATGAAGTCAACTTAGTCAGAGAAACTAGCTGGCGCGGGATTGAAGATGGGATCGCTGGCGGTTACTTAGATGCTGCTCAAATGCCTTCGGGTATGCCAATGTGGTTAACATTGGGCGGACATAAAAACCAACCGCTACCCGTTGTCAGTTCCCTCACCATGACTCGTAACGGTAACGCCATTACCTTGGCAAAACGCTTTTACGACCAAGGTGTACAAAGCTTATCAGACTTTAAAAAATATCTCCAACGTACCCGCGAACAGAGGCACACAATGGGGGTAGTGCATCCCGCATCAATGCACAATTTACTGCTGCGTTATTGGCTAGCGGCTGGGGGAATTGACCCCGATAGCGATGTGGATATGAAGACCATTCCCCCAGCGCAGATGGTAGCCGACTTACAAAATGGCAGTATTGACGGTTACTGTGTGGGCGAACCTTGGAACTACCGCGCCGCCATTGAAGGTGTTGGCTTTACCGTTGCTACAGACTTAGAAGTATGGCTAGGACACCCCGGTAAAGTACTTGGCGTGCGGGAAGATTGGGCAGAAGCTTACCCCAATACCCACATTGCATTAACTAAAGCCTTACTAGAAGCTTGCGTTTACTGTGCAGATCCCAAAAATGCTGAGGAAATTAGAAGGATTACAGCCGGGCGAGATTATGTCAGTACAGATATAGAGTATATTCAACTCGAAGACCCCGAAGGCTTGACTTGTGACTTAGACCACCCACTACGGGATTACGCCCATCACCAATTTTATTCTGAGTCGGCAATCAATCGCCCCAGCCGTACCGAACAAATTTGGATTATGAGTCAACTAGCGCGGTGGGGTGATACTCCCTTCCCCAGAAACTGGGTAGAAGTTGTCGAAAGAGTTTGTCGAGTCCGCGTTTTCAGCACCGCAGCCAGAGAATTAGGTTTGGATATTAGCTACACTCGCCAACCAATTCAGCTATTCGATGGTACACCTTTTAACGCTGACGATCCCATCTCTTATCTCAACAGCTTAGATATTAAGCGCGACTTCTCCATTGCTGAAGTCATCCTCGATGCACCCAGAAGAACAGCAGCGTAGGGAGAATTCAAAATAATTTTCTCAGTGTTTAATGCTGGAGGGCATCCTCAGCCCTCATTTTTCTAGACTTAGAAGTTTTTGAATTTCACGAATGAGGCTAATAACTCCATTAATGAAGCTCAGAACTCCATTAATGAGGCTCAGAACTCCATTAATGAGGCTCAGAACTCCGTTAATGAGGCTAATAACTCCGTTAATGAGGCTAATAACTCCATTAATGAGGCTCAGAACTCCGTTAATGAGGCTAATAACTCCATTAATGAGGCTCAGAACTCCGTTAATGAGGCTAATAACTCCGTTAATGAGGCTCAGAACTCCATTAATGAGGCTAATAACTCCATTAATGAGGCTAATAACTCCGTTAATGAGGCTCAGAACTCCATTAATGAGGCTAATAACTCCGTTAATGAGGCTAATAACTCCATTAATCAGTCTCAAAACTTCAACTCTAACAGGACATACCAAAAAATCTTTCTAAAACCCTTTTCCTTCGTGTCCTTCGCGCCTTTGTGGTTCGTTTTCCTTTTTCTTAATTCGCCCCGTAACTGCTCAATCAGCCTTTCAACCTCAACCTCAGCTGTTTAACTCCACAATCACCATGCAAAACCGCAATTTAAGATTAGCCGAAAGAACAACATTAGCAACTGGAATCAGCAATCGCCAACCTTTCCTAGAGATTAGAGACGTTTCCAAAGTCTACCCCACCAAAAAAGGCCCCTTCACCGTACTCGACGGCGTAAACCTCAACGTCGAACAAGGCGAATTTATTTGCGTAATCGGTCACTCTGGCTGCGGTAAATCAACCCTCCTGAACATGGTATCGGGTTTTAACTTTCCCACCTCAGGACAAGTACTGCTAGAAGGACAACCCATCACCAAACCAGGCCCAGATCGGATGGTTGTCTTCCAAAACTATGCCCTACTCCCTTGGCGGACTGCATTTGAAAATATTTATCTAGCTGTAAACGCAGTTTACCCCGAAAAACCAGAAGCCCAAAAAAGAGCGATCGTCCGCGAACATTTGGCAATGGTGGGACTCGCTGATGCGATGGACAAAAAGCCAATGCAAATGTCCGGTGGTATGAGACAGCGCGTTTCTATCGCCCGTGCTTTGGCAATTCGTCCCAAAGTTCTAATTTTAGACGA
The genomic region above belongs to Calothrix sp. NIES-2098 and contains:
- a CDS encoding nitrate transport permease, yielding MTIAQKRPASPRFDNSFISRFQKQFPNVVPPAIAIIIFLAVWQLFALTPGATLPGPVQVIADTWILILYPFYDKGGTDKGLFWQIWASLQRVAISYTLAAIVGIGLGILIGVNKTMSKALDPIFQLLRTVPPLAWVPISLAALRQNEPAALFVIFITAIWPILINTAVGVTQIPQDYNNVAKVLQLSRKDYFINILIPAALPYIFTGLRIAIGLAWLAIIAAEIVMSGIVGIGFFIWDAYQNNDVSEVILALVYIGVVGLLLDKLMAWLQNLILPAEQK
- a CDS encoding nitrate transport ATP-binding subunits C and D, with the protein product MSVFVAVDQIDKVFELTGGGQYIALKGIDLQIKKGEFVSLIGHSGCGKSTLLNMIAGLDLPSEGVVTLEGQKITRPGPDRMVVFQNYSLLPWRTVRENIALAVDSVMKGMPAAERKAVVEKHIDMVGLRPHADKQPGMLSGGQKQRVAIARALAIRPKLLLLDEPFGALDALTRGNLQEQLMQICEENEVTAVMVTHDVDEAVLLSDRIVMLTNGPESKIGDILEVDIPRPRKRMEVVEHPSYYSLRSEMIYFLNQQKRIKKIRARKTANISRHGLEKVNLEIGFLPLSACAPLAIAKEKGFFAKHGLDEVNLVRETSWRGIEDGIAGGYLDAAQMPSGMPMWLTLGGHKNQPLPVVSSLTMTRNGNAITLAKRFYDQGVQSLSDFKKYLQRTREQRHTMGVVHPASMHNLLLRYWLAAGGIDPDSDVDMKTIPPAQMVADLQNGSIDGYCVGEPWNYRAAIEGVGFTVATDLEVWLGHPGKVLGVREDWAEAYPNTHIALTKALLEACVYCADPKNAEEIRRITAGRDYVSTDIEYIQLEDPEGLTCDLDHPLRDYAHHQFYSESAINRPSRTEQIWIMSQLARWGDTPFPRNWVEVVERVCRVRVFSTAARELGLDISYTRQPIQLFDGTPFNADDPISYLNSLDIKRDFSIAEVILDAPRRTAA
- a CDS encoding nitrate transport ATP-binding subunits C and D; this encodes MQNRNLRLAERTTLATGISNRQPFLEIRDVSKVYPTKKGPFTVLDGVNLNVEQGEFICVIGHSGCGKSTLLNMVSGFNFPTSGQVLLEGQPITKPGPDRMVVFQNYALLPWRTAFENIYLAVNAVYPEKPEAQKRAIVREHLAMVGLADAMDKKPMQMSGGMRQRVSIARALAIRPKVLILDEPFGALDAITKEELQEELLKIWGDNRCTVLMITHDIDEALFLADKLVMMTNGPHAKIGEVLEIPFGRPRDRARIMEDPQYYKLRNYALDFLFNRFAHDDVG